Proteins found in one bacterium genomic segment:
- a CDS encoding GNVR domain-containing protein produces MPQYELNIRDYLRIFRRRKIIIILTFFAVTLGSAVFISMQTEVFQASSTVKILERKTVAGLLTEWVTYNPADMMSSQTKIIKGFSIVQKVAVRMGLINDSTAAEKIDEVILNLQSKINTERVSDTNIIQITASSNNAEEVTRLANMFAEVYVEESLLEKTEQARNARKFIEDQLSQLESRLAKKENRLKKVEEKVKNIRLAEAIQRNSADLQFKLNTLLQKYTEEHPRVKEAREQIKDLESQLKDFSGEDLEYARLSRELEADKKLFSILKERLEEARINEAQKVGDVSVVNPAVMPLYPISPQKKIATFIGGLAGLLLGIVFAFLFETLDTSIGTIEDVEKLLGLPILGVIPSITPYLDKNKDIFRKFKDKFINKSEVEEGYIRLITHYKPLSHIAESYRNIRTNIEITPNLKTLLVTSTGPREGKSTVMVNVGLTFAQKGLKTLLVSTDLRRPVLAETFGLSNEPGIIEVVTGSSKLENSIKGISDFMLGKMALEDVVKTGDLEKISILPSGRATENISEILGTPEFAKLIEELKSKFDIIIFDSPPVLPIADASILAPKVDGVILCYEIGKTARGPLLRTKIQLESVGAKLLGVILNHTAPQTEAVEFPYYYGRYKNPYGEPIDKI; encoded by the coding sequence TCATAATAATTTTGACTTTTTTTGCCGTTACCCTGGGAAGCGCCGTTTTTATTTCCATGCAGACAGAGGTGTTTCAGGCCTCCAGTACAGTAAAGATACTTGAAAGAAAAACAGTCGCGGGTTTGCTTACGGAATGGGTCACTTATAATCCCGCGGATATGATGTCTTCCCAGACTAAGATAATCAAAGGTTTTTCGATTGTGCAAAAAGTGGCCGTGAGGATGGGGTTGATAAATGACAGCACCGCGGCTGAAAAGATTGATGAAGTTATTCTGAATTTACAGAGCAAGATAAATACGGAACGCGTTTCCGACACAAACATCATTCAGATTACAGCAAGTTCAAATAACGCGGAAGAAGTTACCAGGCTTGCAAATATGTTTGCGGAAGTGTATGTTGAAGAAAGTCTTTTAGAAAAAACCGAACAGGCGCGTAATGCCCGGAAATTTATTGAAGACCAGCTGTCCCAGCTGGAGTCAAGGCTTGCAAAGAAGGAAAACCGTTTAAAAAAAGTTGAAGAAAAAGTAAAAAATATAAGGCTGGCAGAAGCGATCCAGAGAAATTCAGCGGATTTACAGTTTAAATTAAACACGCTTTTGCAAAAATACACGGAGGAACATCCGCGGGTAAAAGAAGCCAGGGAACAGATTAAAGACCTGGAGTCGCAGTTAAAAGATTTTTCCGGCGAAGATTTGGAATATGCCAGGCTGAGCCGTGAATTAGAGGCAGATAAAAAACTTTTTAGTATATTAAAAGAACGGCTTGAAGAAGCGCGCATTAATGAAGCGCAAAAAGTAGGAGATGTTTCTGTTGTTAATCCGGCGGTCATGCCTCTTTATCCGATTTCACCGCAAAAAAAAATAGCAACGTTTATCGGCGGATTAGCCGGGCTGCTTTTGGGAATAGTTTTTGCTTTTCTCTTTGAAACATTGGACACGTCTATAGGAACAATTGAAGATGTGGAAAAATTGCTGGGACTTCCGATTTTAGGCGTTATTCCGTCAATAACTCCTTACCTTGACAAGAACAAGGATATTTTCAGAAAGTTTAAAGATAAATTTATTAATAAGAGTGAAGTTGAAGAGGGGTATATACGTTTGATTACTCATTATAAACCCTTATCGCACATAGCGGAATCCTACCGCAATATCCGTACCAATATTGAAATTACTCCAAACCTGAAAACTCTTCTTGTCACAAGTACAGGCCCGAGAGAAGGAAAAAGCACGGTTATGGTGAACGTGGGCCTTACTTTTGCCCAAAAGGGATTAAAAACACTTTTGGTTTCTACTGATTTGAGACGCCCTGTTTTGGCTGAGACTTTTGGATTGTCAAATGAACCCGGCATAATCGAAGTTGTTACAGGTTCATCAAAATTGGAAAACAGCATTAAAGGCATTTCCGATTTTATGCTGGGAAAAATGGCGCTGGAAGATGTAGTGAAAACAGGTGATTTGGAAAAGATAAGTATATTACCCAGCGGACGCGCGACAGAAAATATTTCAGAAATTTTGGGGACGCCTGAATTCGCAAAATTAATTGAAGAACTTAAAAGCAAATTCGATATAATTATATTTGATTCTCCGCCGGTCCTTCCTATAGCGGACGCCAGTATCCTGGCCCCGAAGGTCGATGGTGTTATCCTGTGCTATGAAATCGGGAAAACCGCGAGAGGCCCCCTCCTTCGGACTAAAATCCAGTTAGAATCAGTTGGCGCGAAACTTTTAGGTGTTATCTTAAACCATACGGCACCTCAAACTGAAGCTGT